In Jeotgalibaca arthritidis, a single genomic region encodes these proteins:
- a CDS encoding MgtC/SapB family protein: MYDLNYVEVTIRLVIAIMIGAAIGMERETNHQSAGLRTNIVVCVSACLLTIIQKETSYMVIRMSMENPDLQSVLSTDFTRLTAQIVSGIGFLGAGAILTTRSDTVSGLTTAATIWGVAGLGIAVGMGLYYLAIVTCVILLIVLYVLKRIVKIGELFQLDIKVTDRSAIEKFNQFFKDHNLKTTDEDFKMLKTTEGVIFHLNYKIYIPHSVNHNDMIESFLKLSDSIIEISFQD; the protein is encoded by the coding sequence ATGTATGATTTAAACTATGTTGAAGTGACTATTCGTTTAGTCATTGCTATTATGATCGGAGCAGCGATTGGTATGGAACGCGAGACTAACCACCAATCTGCGGGACTACGAACGAATATTGTCGTTTGCGTTTCTGCTTGTTTGCTAACCATTATCCAAAAAGAAACCTCTTATATGGTCATTCGAATGAGCATGGAGAATCCTGATTTACAATCGGTTTTGTCAACTGACTTTACACGATTGACTGCTCAAATCGTTAGTGGTATTGGTTTTCTTGGAGCTGGTGCTATTTTAACAACACGCTCGGATACCGTTTCAGGCTTGACGACGGCAGCAACGATTTGGGGCGTCGCAGGTCTAGGTATTGCAGTTGGTATGGGCTTATACTATTTAGCAATTGTTACCTGCGTTATTTTATTAATTGTCTTATATGTTTTAAAACGCATTGTAAAAATTGGAGAGCTATTCCAACTTGATATAAAGGTTACTGACCGATCTGCCATTGAAAAATTCAATCAGTTTTTCAAAGACCATAACTTAAAAACAACCGATGAAGATTTTAAAATGCTAAAGACAACAGAAGGCGTTATTTTTCATCTCAATTATAAAATTTATATCCCCCACTCTGTTAATCATAATGATATGATTGAATCCTTTTTAAAACTGAGTGACAGTATAATCGAAATTTCATTTCAAGACTAA
- a CDS encoding AzlC family ABC transporter permease — protein MKKEEWRDGFKAIIPVCISYFPIGLACGVLLQQAGFNSIAVLLMSLLVYGGASQFMIASMTISGVGFIEIVLMVFFINLRHLLMSSTIAGHLKNKSNLFNLAFAQSITDESYAVNMMKFKIDPSWTANKAMTAGVATYVTWASSTTIGALLGSSVSISTVVMNYMLTAMFIFLLVSQIENWVLFWTTIFAMVSAVILKVVLKNGVAILIASIIASLVGLGLANLKARKEEVVHES, from the coding sequence GTGAAAAAAGAAGAATGGCGTGACGGTTTTAAAGCAATAATTCCCGTCTGCATTAGTTATTTTCCAATTGGACTTGCTTGTGGTGTTTTACTTCAACAAGCAGGCTTTAATAGCATAGCAGTATTATTAATGAGTTTACTGGTCTATGGTGGGGCATCTCAATTTATGATTGCATCTATGACCATCAGTGGTGTTGGATTTATTGAAATTGTCCTAATGGTCTTTTTCATCAACTTAAGACACCTGTTAATGAGCTCTACGATAGCTGGTCACTTAAAAAATAAATCCAATCTCTTCAATCTGGCATTCGCTCAGTCGATAACTGACGAATCTTATGCAGTAAACATGATGAAATTTAAAATCGACCCGTCGTGGACAGCGAACAAAGCAATGACAGCTGGCGTAGCCACATATGTGACTTGGGCAAGCAGTACAACGATTGGTGCTTTACTCGGTAGTAGTGTTTCTATTTCAACCGTTGTGATGAACTACATGCTGACAGCAATGTTCATTTTTTTATTAGTTTCTCAAATTGAAAACTGGGTATTATTTTGGACAACGATTTTTGCAATGGTGAGCGCTGTTATACTGAAAGTCGTTTTAAAAAATGGGGTTGCTATTTTAATTGCCTCTATTATTGCTTCTTTAGTTGGCTTAGGACTAGCTAACTTAAAGGCACGTAAGGAGGAAGTTGTTCATGAATCGTAG
- a CDS encoding pyrimidine-nucleoside phosphorylase, which yields MRMVDLIIKKQEGKELTKEEIRFLIEGYTDGSVPDYQMSAFAMAVYFQDMTDRERVEFTMAIAESGDQIDLSEIDGIKVDKHSTGGVGDTTTLVLAPLVASLGVPVAKMSGRGLGHTGGTLDKLESIPGFKIEISEEDFIELVNKNKVAVIGQSGDLCPADKKLYALRDVTGTVNSLPLIAGSIMSKKIAAGADAIVLDVKVGAGAFMKSIEDAEELAHAMVAIGNLAGRNTMAIISDMSQPLGYAVGNTLEIEEAIETLKGQGPADLEELCLELGAQMVYLGEKATSLEEARELLKEKLHNGEALEKFKEFIAAQYGNPEVVNDYSLMPQAKDKKEVYAEESGYVAEIDADAIGVAAMSLGAGRATKESEIDLAAGLMLHKKVGEKVAKGDLLVTLYANDKDFSEAESLVHQAYKFSSTSVEPTLIHETITE from the coding sequence ATGAGAATGGTTGATTTAATTATTAAAAAGCAAGAAGGAAAAGAGCTAACAAAGGAAGAAATTCGCTTTTTAATTGAAGGTTATACAGATGGTTCTGTTCCCGATTATCAAATGAGTGCATTCGCAATGGCTGTTTATTTTCAAGATATGACGGACCGCGAACGTGTGGAATTCACAATGGCAATCGCTGAATCAGGTGACCAAATTGATTTATCAGAAATCGATGGCATTAAAGTTGATAAACACTCAACCGGTGGTGTTGGCGATACAACAACCCTTGTCTTAGCACCGTTAGTAGCAAGTTTAGGCGTACCAGTTGCTAAAATGAGTGGCCGTGGTTTAGGTCATACTGGTGGAACGCTTGATAAATTAGAATCTATTCCGGGATTTAAAATTGAAATTTCTGAAGAAGACTTTATTGAACTTGTTAACAAAAATAAAGTAGCTGTAATTGGTCAATCTGGCGATCTGTGCCCAGCTGATAAAAAACTATATGCCTTGCGTGATGTAACAGGAACGGTTAATTCATTGCCGTTAATCGCAGGGTCAATTATGAGTAAAAAAATTGCAGCTGGTGCTGATGCAATTGTCCTTGACGTTAAAGTTGGGGCAGGTGCCTTTATGAAATCCATTGAAGATGCAGAAGAATTGGCCCATGCAATGGTAGCAATTGGAAACCTAGCAGGTCGTAATACGATGGCAATTATTTCAGATATGAGCCAACCATTAGGCTATGCAGTAGGAAACACCCTTGAAATCGAAGAGGCTATTGAAACATTAAAAGGTCAAGGCCCTGCCGATTTGGAGGAGCTATGTTTAGAATTAGGCGCTCAAATGGTTTATTTGGGTGAAAAAGCGACTAGCTTGGAAGAGGCACGAGAGTTGCTAAAAGAAAAACTTCATAACGGCGAAGCGCTTGAGAAGTTTAAGGAATTTATTGCTGCTCAGTATGGTAATCCAGAAGTAGTCAATGACTACAGCTTGATGCCACAAGCGAAAGATAAGAAAGAGGTTTATGCCGAAGAAAGTGGTTACGTCGCTGAAATTGATGCCGATGCGATTGGTGTTGCAGCTATGTCACTAGGTGCTGGCCGCGCAACTAAAGAATCGGAAATTGATTTAGCAGCTGGTTTAATGCTTCATAAAAAAGTAGGCGAAAAAGTTGCTAAAGGTGATCTTCTAGTGACACTATATGCTAATGATAAAGATTTCTCAGAAGCAGAATCGCTAGTTCATCAAGCCTACAAATTTTCATCAACATCAGTTGAACCAACATTGATTCATGAAACAATCACAGAATAA
- the fni gene encoding type 2 isopentenyl-diphosphate Delta-isomerase: MTIDSIRKDEHVDLAEKQYQAASQSDFQKIRFVHHSLPQMATTDVSLASHLLGYDMPLPFYINGMTGGSDKTKVINQQLAEVAKASGLVMASGSVSAAIKHPELSDSFKVIREVNPDGIVLANLGAHHTVENAKRAVDILQANGMQIHINAPQELVMPEGDRDFSMWLSQIEAIVKGVGVPVMVKEVGFGMSRETIKQLTDVGVEWIDVSGRGGTNFAAIENARRSTFSYDDLENWGQSTVVSLLEAADLKNDAHILASGGIKTPYDIVKALSLGAEAVGLSGQFLHMVLENGPEKTVATIESWKEKITAIMTLLGAKSVADLQKTDLMFHRDLIDWCDMRSIDYKAYGKRS, translated from the coding sequence TGAAAAACAATATCAAGCAGCTAGTCAATCTGACTTTCAAAAAATTCGTTTTGTTCATCACTCATTGCCACAAATGGCAACAACTGATGTCTCTCTGGCATCACATTTACTCGGTTATGATATGCCCCTTCCCTTTTATATTAATGGGATGACAGGTGGGAGTGATAAGACCAAAGTAATTAACCAGCAACTAGCTGAAGTGGCTAAAGCAAGCGGTCTTGTGATGGCATCAGGATCAGTTAGTGCGGCGATTAAACATCCAGAACTCTCTGATAGTTTTAAAGTGATCCGTGAGGTTAACCCAGATGGGATTGTGCTTGCTAACTTAGGCGCTCACCATACGGTTGAAAATGCGAAGCGTGCCGTTGATATTTTACAGGCTAACGGTATGCAAATTCATATTAATGCACCTCAAGAACTAGTTATGCCAGAAGGCGATCGTGATTTTTCAATGTGGTTAAGTCAAATCGAAGCCATCGTTAAAGGTGTTGGCGTTCCGGTTATGGTTAAGGAAGTCGGTTTTGGAATGAGCCGTGAAACCATTAAGCAACTAACTGATGTTGGTGTGGAGTGGATTGATGTATCCGGTCGTGGCGGAACAAACTTTGCTGCTATTGAGAATGCACGCCGTAGCACCTTCTCTTATGATGATCTAGAAAATTGGGGACAATCAACTGTCGTATCTCTATTAGAAGCAGCTGATCTTAAAAATGATGCTCACATTTTAGCATCTGGTGGGATTAAAACGCCTTATGACATTGTTAAAGCCTTGAGTTTAGGCGCAGAAGCAGTTGGTCTATCAGGTCAATTCCTTCATATGGTTTTAGAAAATGGTCCTGAAAAAACAGTGGCAACCATCGAAAGCTGGAAAGAAAAAATCACTGCCATTATGACACTGTTGGGAGCAAAATCAGTTGCTGATTTGCAAAAAACTGATTTAATGTTCCACCGTGACTTAATTGACTGGTGCGATATGCGCAGTATTGACTATAAAGCATACGGAAAACGATCATAA
- a CDS encoding AzlD domain-containing protein — translation MNRSLLLLIIFAAVVTYIPRFLPIYLLRNANLPMWFRKWMGYIPISIFAALIATDVFFYEDAVELNVLTNPKLLPSLMTILVAYKTKNMIYSILAGVIAISIMVWMQ, via the coding sequence ATGAATCGTAGTTTGCTCTTATTAATTATTTTCGCTGCAGTGGTGACTTATATCCCTCGGTTTTTACCGATTTATTTATTACGAAATGCTAATTTACCGATGTGGTTCCGAAAGTGGATGGGCTATATCCCGATTTCCATTTTCGCAGCTTTGATTGCAACCGATGTATTTTTCTATGAAGACGCGGTTGAGCTGAATGTTTTAACAAATCCGAAATTACTACCATCATTGATGACCATTTTAGTAGCTTACAAAACAAAGAATATGATTTATTCGATACTGGCCGGAGTAATAGCCATTAGTATCATGGTATGGATGCAATAA